A portion of the Dreissena polymorpha isolate Duluth1 unplaced genomic scaffold, UMN_Dpol_1.0 chrUn039, whole genome shotgun sequence genome contains these proteins:
- the LOC127863799 gene encoding uncharacterized protein LOC127863799, producing the protein MWKLSVDMKAAPRESRMQNNAGDIGVRRASNKKRYQNLQSIMQIPEHFRELSIRMFDALDDSGAGKETVLERRRTYLRREQIEKIQLQLQGNNFECFHFGSQSEGTTTPGLQSDIDFLVSHHDVNIMTVWEDWKAGILNLLMLHDNTTPPQQYLLQVIAGNTPEPATSLTHDMYVRKDSGQILFSAERWKNNIAYEVRDLGEATKNGPSVSWMPNWDIVNAFHVRKPLPEIQHWIDRCRGKHWPPVQLLEAARIAPCFLVPAGHPDSDYKREEWRLSPNLIERMLTFSFNMTQIKCYIVLKLIKKSLFAYIVGDAITSFHCKTIMFFTMERTHPSLWCEHNLMFVLLLCLHLLRRWLRLGRLPHYIIEGVNLFDGKLSKLLQKRLLVYIDSLIRNNLQDVFCIGIDNIGRRLQACSMRHTVQAGELRGVLLHNSIRLLLKFDGHLQAAVRVLEDVERRYHSKVKAVCAFRGRKGDRHLQVFADMLSGNKEEGFIELQFAFCVRFVRQESYCTPAILLFEMNRNNTEEEVAQRTYLEKLWMGGAEVDARPFLFYMQYITYGGLCERDKQLHAMGVLEADIDTCVRNQLNLYHPETALNLLGHCYEMEGDYAGSLHYYEWSLRCLRTNNAANWHVLRIMRLISG; encoded by the exons ATGTGGAAACTTTCAGTGGATATGAAAGCCGCACCAAGAGAATCAAGGATGCAGAACAAT GCAGGCGATATTGGTGTCAGAAGAGCGTCGAACAAAAAGCGTTATCAAAACCTTCAATCAATCATGCAG ATTCCAGAGCATTTCAGAGAATTGTCTATTCGGATGTTTGACGCACTTGACGACAGTGGAGCTGGGAAGGAAACTGTATTGGAGCGGAGGAGAACTTACTTGCGGAGGGAGCAAATTGAGAAAATACAACTTCAACTACAAGGAAATAACTTTGAGTGTTTTCATTTCGGGAGCCAGTCGGAAGGGACCACAACTCCCGGTCTCCAGTCTGATATTGATTTTCTAGTAAGTCACCACGATGTAAATATCATGACAGTCTGGGAAGACTGGAAGGCTGGGATTCTGAACCTTCTGATGCTCCACGACAACACCACTCCACCTCAACAGTACTTGCTACAAGTCATCGCTGGAAACACACCGGAACCAGCGACCAGTCTGACCCATGACATGTACGTAAGGAAAGATTCTGGGCAAATACTGTTCAGCGCTGAAAGATGGAAAAATAACATCGCGTATGAGGTTAGAGATCTAGGGGAGGCAACTAAAAATGGGCCTTCTGTGAGTTGGATGCCTAACTGGGATATTGTAAATGCATTTCATGTACGCAAACCTCTTCCTGAAATACAGCACTGGATAGACAGATGTAGAGGTAAACACTGGCCACCTGTTCAGCTTCTCGAGGCTGCACGGATAGCTCCGTGTTTCCTGGTACCAGCAGGACATCCAGACAGTGATTACAAGCGCGAAGAATGGCGACTGTCTCCAAACCTCATAGAACGAATGTTGACATTTAGCTTCAATATGactcaaataaaatgttacattgttttaaaacttatcaaaaaatcattatttgcttACATTGTGGGGGATGCTATTACAAGCtttcattgtaaaactataatgtttTTCACCATGGAAAGAACACATCCTTCTCTGTGGTGCGAACACAaccttatgtttgtacttttgcTCTGTTTACACTTATTAAGGCGATGGCTGCGATTGGGAAGGCTTCCGCATTATATCATAGAAGGTGTGAACTTGTTCGATGGAAAACTCTCAAAGTTGCTGCAGAAACGCCTTTTAGTGTATATAGACTCGCTGATAAGGAATAACTTACAAGATGTTTTTTGTATTGGTATAGATAATATAGGACGTCGGTTACAAGCATGTAGTATGCGGCATACTGTACAGGCTGGAGAACTAAGAGGTGTATTATTACATAACAGCATCAGACTACTGCTGAAGTTTGA TGGTCATCTTCAAGCGGCAGTTCGAGTGTTGGAGGATGTGGAGAGGAGGTATCACAGCAAGGTCAAGGCTGTGTGTGCATTCAGAGGTAGAAAAGGAGACCGACATCTCCAGGTGTTTGCTGATATGTTATCAGGAAACAAAGAAGAGGGATTCATTGAATTACAATTCGCATTCTGTGTCAGATTTGTAAGGCAAGAATCGTATTGCACTCCTGccatattattgtttgaaatgaatcgcaaTAACACCGAAGAGGAAGTGGCACAGAGAACTTACCTTGAAAAACTATGGATGGGCGGTGCTGAGGTGGATGCCCGTCCGTTTCTATTCTATATGCAGTACATCACGTATGGGGGACTCTGTGAACGTGACAAACAGCTTCATGCTATGGGAGTCCTCGAGGCTGATATAGATACATGTGTAAGAAATCAACTCAACCTGTATCACCCAGAGACAGCACTGAACTTGCTGGGGCATTGTTACGAAATGGAAGGAGACTATGCAGGATCGTTACATTACTACGAGTGGTCGTTGCGTTGTCTTCGTACAAACAACGCCGCTAACTGGCACGTCCTGCGTATTATGCGTCTCATAAGTGGTTAA